One genomic window of Ilyobacter polytropus DSM 2926 includes the following:
- a CDS encoding SGNH/GDSL hydrolase family protein, with protein sequence MKINVKESIIFTGIFIFIIYSISMFMNSKISPFGYNEKRYPKIQEATKQSDLLILGSSQAYSGFNPRIFDTNLGIHTYNLGTPAEVPVITYYRFEEAMKKSNPKVVIVDIYFRILRYDVNFQYIPQWIKSVSRETKEKMLKELPLKDRLKVIFNITGMDKNMSEYIRNFAKERAAGHKGFVSVKTKASLESLEEENRFANYTFETNHYVMKNIEYLDKIIDSSKKKGIKVIFVTTPLPKSSVEKIENYIEIHNFIEDHLRKKGVDYYDFNVLKNPVFVDTEDFEDGNHLNYYGAAKISEYMSKEILKKEMFE encoded by the coding sequence TTGAAAATCAATGTCAAGGAGAGCATTATATTTACAGGTATATTTATTTTTATAATATACTCGATATCTATGTTTATGAATTCAAAAATTTCACCTTTTGGCTATAACGAAAAGAGATATCCAAAGATTCAAGAGGCAACTAAACAGTCAGATCTTCTTATTTTGGGTAGCTCTCAAGCTTATAGTGGTTTTAATCCAAGAATTTTTGATACAAATCTTGGTATTCACACATACAACTTAGGTACTCCTGCAGAGGTTCCTGTGATAACTTATTATAGATTTGAAGAGGCAATGAAAAAATCCAATCCCAAAGTAGTAATAGTGGATATTTATTTCAGAATTCTACGGTATGATGTGAATTTTCAGTATATTCCCCAGTGGATAAAAAGTGTTTCTAGGGAAACAAAGGAAAAAATGCTTAAGGAACTTCCTTTAAAGGACAGATTAAAGGTGATTTTTAATATAACAGGCATGGATAAAAACATGAGTGAATATATTAGAAATTTTGCTAAAGAAAGAGCAGCCGGTCACAAAGGCTTTGTATCGGTAAAGACAAAAGCAAGTCTAGAAAGTCTAGAGGAAGAAAACAGATTTGCAAATTACACCTTTGAAACCAATCACTATGTAATGAAAAATATAGAGTATTTGGATAAAATAATCGACAGCAGCAAAAAAAAGGGAATAAAGGTAATCTTTGTTACAACGCCTCTTCCAAAAAGTTCTGTGGAAAAAATAGAGAATTACATTGAAATTCATAATTTTATAGAGGACCATTTGAGAAAAAAAGGAGTAGATTATTATGATTTCAATGTTTTAAAAAATCCTGTTTTTGTTGATACAGAAGATTTTGAAGACGGCAATCATCTAAATTATTACGGAGCTGCCAAAATAAGTGAATATATGTCTAAGGAAATATTAAAAAAGGAAATGTTTGAATAA
- the rfbF gene encoding glucose-1-phosphate cytidylyltransferase produces the protein MKAVILAGGFGTRLSEATHLIPKPMVEVGGKPVLWHIMKTYSHYGINEFVICLGYKGYIIKEWFANYFLHSSDVMIDLWDNSIEILDNHSDHWKVTLVDTGLHTMTAGRVKRIQKYIGEETFLLTYGDGVGDIDIHKSLEHHKKTKRALTVTAYKPQGKFGSLELDNEGNVLSFTEKPKGDGMWINAGYFVCEPTIFDYLGGDDMMLEKEPLEKLAKENLMTSYVHDGFWKPMDTLKDNNDLNELWNSGKAPWKVW, from the coding sequence ATGAAAGCGGTTATCCTAGCTGGTGGATTTGGAACAAGGCTTAGTGAGGCGACTCATCTGATACCAAAACCTATGGTTGAGGTAGGTGGAAAGCCGGTATTGTGGCATATAATGAAAACTTATTCTCACTATGGGATAAATGAGTTTGTAATATGCCTTGGATATAAGGGGTATATAATTAAAGAGTGGTTTGCAAATTATTTTTTGCACAGTAGTGATGTGATGATAGATCTGTGGGACAACAGTATAGAGATTTTAGACAATCACTCAGACCACTGGAAGGTGACCCTTGTGGATACGGGACTTCACACAATGACTGCAGGAAGGGTAAAGAGGATACAAAAGTATATAGGGGAAGAAACTTTTTTGCTTACATACGGAGACGGTGTAGGAGATATAGATATTCATAAATCTCTAGAACATCACAAGAAAACCAAAAGGGCTCTGACTGTCACTGCCTACAAGCCACAAGGTAAGTTTGGGTCTCTTGAACTTGATAATGAGGGGAATGTCCTTTCGTTTACTGAAAAGCCCAAAGGTGACGGCATGTGGATAAATGCAGGATATTTTGTCTGTGAACCTACTATCTTTGACTATCTTGGGGGAGATGACATGATGTTAGAAAAAGAACCCCTTGAAAAATTGGCAAAAGAAAATTTGATGACTTCATATGTGCATGATGGATTCTGGAAACCTATGGATACCTTAAAGGATAATAATGACTTGAATGAATTGTGGAATTCAGGAAAGGCTCCTTGGAAGGTATGGTGA
- a CDS encoding MBOAT family O-acyltransferase: protein MLFNSLEFMMFFILVVTGYFLLPYRFRWGLLLASSYYFYGSWNSKYLILIIISTLIDYFAGIMMGNEEKKEKRKKYLYLSLASNLGMLFVFKYFNFFIGNVNSIFNYIKLDFTAPGLRLLLPVGISFYTFQTLSYTFDVYRGTREAEKHLGIFATYVAFFPQLVAGPIESSTNLLPQFRKKTDFDYIRMTEGLKLMVWGLFKKVVVADRTALIVDRIYNDVNSFEGLTLLIASVFFGFQIYCDFSGYSDIAIGSAKVMGFDLIENFKTPYYSKSISEFWRRWHISLGKWFKDYLYISLGGNRVSKVKFYRNLMIVFLVSGLWHGASWNFVIWGALHGIYIVVDIYTKANRKQFYEKIKLTKFPTLMKFIHVGCTFSLVTFSWIFFRANTLKDALYVITHTFSSMESYTTFNGIYQALDALNAGKIGFIITLLSIGIMEIFHLRSRSKKISDVLKKRPLYLRWGVYYSLMLWIIMFGVFEGASEFIYFQF, encoded by the coding sequence ATGCTATTTAATTCCCTTGAATTTATGATGTTTTTTATATTGGTGGTCACAGGTTATTTTTTATTACCCTATAGATTTAGATGGGGATTATTGTTAGCTTCTAGTTATTATTTTTACGGAAGTTGGAATTCAAAGTATCTTATTTTGATTATCATATCTACATTAATTGATTATTTTGCAGGAATTATGATGGGAAATGAAGAGAAAAAAGAAAAAAGAAAAAAATACTTATATTTAAGCTTGGCCAGTAATTTGGGGATGCTGTTTGTATTTAAATATTTTAATTTTTTTATCGGGAATGTTAACAGTATTTTCAACTATATAAAACTTGATTTTACAGCACCGGGACTGAGGCTTCTTCTTCCTGTGGGTATTTCATTTTACACATTTCAGACTTTGAGTTATACCTTTGATGTGTATAGGGGTACAAGAGAGGCCGAAAAGCATCTGGGGATATTTGCAACTTATGTTGCTTTTTTCCCGCAACTGGTTGCAGGGCCTATAGAAAGCTCTACAAATTTACTTCCGCAATTTAGGAAAAAAACGGATTTTGATTATATCAGAATGACAGAAGGACTAAAATTAATGGTTTGGGGATTATTCAAAAAAGTAGTCGTTGCAGACAGGACAGCATTAATAGTAGATAGGATTTATAATGATGTAAACAGTTTTGAAGGTCTTACACTACTTATAGCCTCTGTTTTTTTTGGTTTTCAGATATACTGCGATTTTTCAGGTTATTCTGATATTGCTATTGGATCGGCCAAGGTTATGGGCTTTGATCTGATTGAAAACTTCAAAACTCCGTATTACTCAAAATCTATTTCTGAATTCTGGAGAAGATGGCATATATCTTTGGGGAAATGGTTTAAAGATTATCTATATATATCTTTAGGGGGAAACAGAGTATCGAAAGTCAAATTTTATAGAAATCTTATGATTGTATTTTTAGTGAGCGGACTCTGGCACGGTGCTAGCTGGAATTTTGTAATATGGGGTGCTCTTCACGGTATCTACATCGTGGTAGATATTTATACAAAAGCTAATAGAAAACAATTTTATGAAAAAATTAAACTGACTAAATTTCCAACCTTGATGAAATTTATACACGTAGGTTGCACTTTTTCATTGGTTACCTTTTCGTGGATTTTTTTTAGAGCCAATACACTTAAAGACGCTTTATATGTAATAACCCATACTTTTAGCAGCATGGAAAGTTACACTACATTCAACGGAATATATCAGGCTTTAGATGCTTTAAATGCAGGTAAGATAGGCTTTATAATTACTCTTTTATCCATAGGGATTATGGAAATTTTTCACCTTAGATCAAGAAGTAAAAAAATATCTGATGTATTGAAGAAAAGGCCACTTTACTTAAGATGGGGTGTTTATTATTCTTTGATGCTTTGGATAATTATGTTTGGAGTATTTGAAGGTGCCAGCGAGTTTATATATTTTCAGTTTTAG
- a CDS encoding GDP-L-fucose synthase family protein, translating into MELNSKIYLAGHNGLVGSSLLNNLKSKNYKNIVTKDFSELDLRKQDQVEKFFEKERPEYVFLIAAKVGGIHANNTYPAEFIYDNLMIEANVINSAHKYGVKKLLFLGSACIYPKFAGQPIKEEYLLTGELEPTNKAYAIAKISGIELCKSYRRQYGDDFICAMPTNLYGPKDNFDLKTSHVMPALIRKFHDGKKNGSKEVVVWGTGKPTREFLFVEDLTDALIHLMNNYSEEGHINIGTGIEIELNNLVHLIKKVVGYEGEVVFDTTKPDGTPRRSLDVAKIHATGWRHQIELEEGIREVYKWYLENKD; encoded by the coding sequence ATGGAACTAAATTCAAAAATATATCTTGCTGGGCACAATGGTTTAGTTGGGTCGTCTCTGTTAAATAATTTAAAAAGTAAAAATTATAAAAATATTGTCACAAAGGATTTCAGTGAATTAGACCTAAGAAAACAGGATCAAGTAGAAAAATTCTTTGAAAAAGAAAGACCTGAATATGTATTTTTAATCGCTGCAAAAGTAGGAGGCATACACGCTAACAATACATATCCTGCTGAGTTTATCTATGATAATCTGATGATAGAAGCCAATGTTATAAATTCGGCTCATAAATATGGAGTTAAAAAATTATTATTTTTAGGAAGTGCCTGCATCTATCCAAAATTTGCAGGGCAGCCTATAAAAGAGGAATACCTTCTCACTGGTGAGCTTGAGCCTACAAATAAAGCATATGCAATAGCAAAAATTTCTGGAATAGAGCTATGCAAATCCTACAGACGTCAGTATGGTGATGATTTTATCTGTGCGATGCCAACTAACCTCTATGGACCAAAGGACAATTTTGACCTGAAAACTTCACATGTTATGCCTGCATTAATAAGAAAATTCCATGACGGTAAGAAAAATGGTAGTAAAGAAGTTGTTGTTTGGGGTACAGGTAAACCTACCAGAGAATTTTTATTTGTAGAAGACCTCACTGATGCTCTGATACATCTCATGAATAATTATTCTGAAGAAGGACACATCAACATAGGGACCGGCATCGAGATTGAATTAAATAATTTGGTTCATCTAATAAAAAAAGTTGTCGGTTATGAAGGTGAAGTTGTTTTTGATACAACAAAACCCGATGGAACTCCGAGAAGATCCCTAGATGTTGCGAAAATACACGCTACTGGGTGGCGACATCAGATTGAGCTAGAAGAAGGGATAAGAGAGGTTTATAAATGGTATCTCGAAAATAAAGACTAA
- the rfbG gene encoding CDP-glucose 4,6-dehydratase, with the protein MELYNDVYRGKTVLVTGHTGFKGSWLSIWLREMGATVIGYALDPYTDRDNFVLSHLDEKIIDIRGDIRDGEKLASVFKKYKPEIVFHLAAQPIVRLSYEIPVETYEVNVMGTIKLLECIRNTDETKVGVMITTDKCYENKEQIWGYRESDSFGGYDPYSSSKGACEIAINSWRRSFFNPCDYKNHGKAISSVRAGNVIGGGDWTKDRIIPDCIKAIENNQAIEIRNPKSIRPWEHVLEPLSGYLLLGQKMWENPTAYSEGWNFGPDPDSIVDVMNVAEKLIKIYGKGSIEDVSSENDLHEAKLLLLDITKARLRLGWSPTLDFYESLEMTVEWYRNYQNENIYSLCVKQIETFITKGRLK; encoded by the coding sequence ATGGAACTATACAATGATGTGTATAGGGGAAAAACGGTTCTTGTAACTGGTCATACAGGATTTAAAGGATCATGGCTTTCCATATGGCTAAGAGAGATGGGAGCCACAGTAATCGGATATGCCTTAGACCCCTATACAGATAGGGACAATTTTGTGTTAAGTCATTTAGATGAAAAAATTATAGATATCAGAGGAGACATAAGAGACGGTGAAAAACTTGCCTCTGTATTTAAAAAATATAAACCTGAAATAGTGTTTCACCTGGCAGCACAGCCTATAGTAAGGCTTTCCTATGAAATACCTGTGGAAACATATGAGGTAAATGTAATGGGAACTATAAAACTCTTGGAATGTATAAGAAATACAGATGAAACAAAGGTTGGGGTAATGATAACCACAGATAAATGCTATGAGAATAAAGAGCAAATTTGGGGATATAGAGAAAGTGATTCTTTTGGAGGTTATGATCCATATTCCTCATCAAAAGGGGCCTGTGAAATTGCTATTAATTCCTGGAGAAGATCTTTTTTTAATCCATGTGATTATAAAAATCACGGGAAGGCAATTTCTAGTGTAAGAGCGGGAAATGTCATAGGAGGGGGAGACTGGACCAAAGACAGAATCATACCTGACTGCATAAAAGCTATAGAGAATAATCAGGCTATAGAGATTCGAAATCCAAAATCAATCAGACCATGGGAGCATGTCTTAGAGCCTTTGAGTGGCTATCTATTACTCGGGCAGAAAATGTGGGAGAATCCGACTGCTTACTCTGAAGGATGGAACTTCGGACCTGATCCAGATTCTATAGTGGATGTAATGAATGTAGCAGAAAAACTAATAAAAATATACGGAAAGGGAAGTATAGAGGATGTTTCTTCTGAAAATGATCTCCATGAGGCTAAACTTTTATTATTAGATATTACAAAGGCCAGACTGAGACTTGGTTGGAGTCCGACTCTTGATTTTTATGAATCCCTTGAAATGACTGTAGAGTGGTATAGAAATTATCAAAATGAAAATATATATAGCCTTTGTGTGAAACAGATAGAAACCTTTATAACAAAGGGGAGGTTAAAATGA
- the rfbC gene encoding dTDP-4-dehydrorhamnose 3,5-epimerase → MKFTETEIKGLFIIEDFHVEDERGSFTKTYNRSLFKNNKLKGKFKESFYSVSKRDVIRGMHFQLPPHDQDKMVYVTRGKIIDVILDLRKKSKTYGQVFSIELSEEKRNSLYIPKGCAHGFKSLEDDSTVVYDVTTVHSPESDSGIRWDSFGYDWKTNIPLMSEKDKNLMEFSEFKKKNPF, encoded by the coding sequence ATGAAATTTACCGAAACAGAGATAAAAGGTCTTTTCATAATAGAAGACTTCCATGTGGAAGATGAAAGAGGAAGTTTTACAAAAACATACAACAGAAGTCTTTTTAAAAATAATAAACTCAAGGGGAAATTTAAAGAAAGCTTTTATTCTGTATCTAAAAGAGATGTAATAAGAGGAATGCACTTTCAGCTTCCCCCACACGATCAGGATAAAATGGTGTATGTTACCAGAGGTAAAATTATAGATGTAATTTTAGATCTTAGAAAAAAATCTAAGACATATGGACAAGTGTTTTCAATAGAGCTTTCAGAAGAGAAAAGAAATTCATTATATATACCCAAGGGGTGTGCTCATGGTTTTAAATCTTTAGAGGATGATTCAACTGTTGTCTATGATGTAACGACAGTTCACAGTCCAGAAAGTGATTCAGGAATAAGATGGGACAGTTTTGGATATGATTGGAAGACAAATATTCCTTTAATGTCTGAGAAAGATAAAAATCTTATGGAATTTAGTGAATTTAAAAAGAAAAATCCATTTTAA
- the gmd gene encoding GDP-mannose 4,6-dehydratase has translation MQKKVALITGITGQDGSFLAEFLLDKGYEVHGIMRRSSSFNTKRIEHLYLEEAIEDMRKERNIELYYGDMTDSSNLIRIIQMVQPDEIYNLAAQSHVKVSFEVPEYTADSDAVGTLRVLEAVRLLGMTEKTKIYQASTSELYGKVQEIPQKETTPFYPRSPYAVAKQYGFWITKNYRESYDMFVANGILFNHESERRGETFVTRKITLAAARIAKGYQKKLYLGNLNSLRDWGYAKDYVECMWMILQHDKPEDFVIATGEQHSVREFATLAFHEVGIEIDWRGEGLNEKGFSKETEEVLIEVDPKYFRPAEVETLLGDPTKAKTTLGWNPRKTSFEDLVKIMVEHDLDFVEKDHIIRMGHEEFIKKWNF, from the coding sequence ATGCAAAAAAAAGTCGCTCTAATAACTGGAATAACAGGGCAAGACGGTTCATTTTTAGCCGAATTTTTATTAGATAAAGGATATGAGGTACACGGTATAATGAGAAGATCTTCTTCTTTTAATACAAAACGGATCGAGCATCTATACCTAGAGGAAGCTATAGAGGATATGCGTAAAGAACGAAATATAGAACTTTACTATGGAGATATGACTGATTCTAGTAACCTTATCAGGATTATACAGATGGTACAGCCTGATGAGATATATAATCTTGCGGCTCAGTCCCATGTAAAAGTTTCATTTGAAGTTCCTGAGTATACAGCTGACTCAGATGCAGTAGGAACCCTCAGAGTATTAGAGGCTGTTAGGCTTCTAGGAATGACTGAAAAGACAAAAATCTATCAGGCATCTACATCTGAGCTTTATGGAAAGGTGCAGGAGATACCTCAAAAAGAAACTACTCCATTTTACCCAAGATCTCCTTATGCTGTTGCAAAGCAATATGGTTTTTGGATAACAAAAAATTACCGGGAATCTTATGATATGTTTGTTGCAAACGGTATACTGTTCAACCACGAGTCTGAACGAAGAGGTGAAACCTTTGTAACCAGAAAAATAACCTTAGCTGCTGCCAGAATAGCAAAGGGATATCAGAAAAAACTATATCTTGGAAACCTAAACTCTCTGAGAGACTGGGGATATGCCAAGGATTATGTTGAGTGTATGTGGATGATACTCCAGCACGACAAGCCTGAAGATTTTGTAATAGCCACCGGAGAACAGCACTCAGTTAGAGAGTTTGCAACACTTGCCTTTCATGAAGTTGGTATAGAGATCGATTGGCGTGGAGAAGGATTAAATGAAAAAGGGTTTTCAAAAGAAACCGAAGAAGTTTTGATAGAGGTAGATCCAAAATATTTCCGTCCGGCAGAAGTAGAAACTCTTCTTGGAGATCCAACTAAAGCTAAAACTACTTTAGGATGGAATCCGAGAAAAACTTCATTTGAAGATCTTGTAAAAATAATGGTTGAGCACGATTTAGATTTTGTCGAAAAAGACCATATCATAAGAATGGGACATGAAGAATTCATTAAAAAATGGAATTTTTAA
- a CDS encoding WcaI family glycosyltransferase, giving the protein MKKICVIGLNYFPEISSTGLYTTEMCEYLSKHFEVKVITGYPYYPEWKIEESYSQKNGILEETVNNVEITRVKQYVPSKVNPANRLFHYWDFYRKALSVCHKEKFDMVMVILPNIFLLNLAIKLKKKSPQLKIWVHVQDFEIDAGLEMMKNLGKIKSVKNSLHFIEKKLFSKFDMVSTISEGMIMKFDTRGASKEKQFLLPNWADVDFLYPIPKSPYRKELGIKDNEFVVMYSGNIGKKEDWDILIETIKKIPSEQDIKFVIAGDGNKKEYVHSALKNLKNTILLPLQPKSRLNDFLNLADLHILPQKKNEVDSFMPSKVMGIKATGRPLLCLANKNSSVYLEIYNNDLGYVLDENNYDRCLEKIIEIRSCNLREEKGRKARKHVIENYKYENVMNNLEKKIRNLLT; this is encoded by the coding sequence ATGAAAAAAATATGTGTAATAGGATTAAATTACTTTCCAGAGATTTCCTCAACTGGACTTTATACAACTGAGATGTGTGAGTATCTTTCAAAACATTTTGAAGTAAAAGTGATTACTGGATATCCTTATTATCCCGAATGGAAAATAGAAGAGTCTTATTCTCAAAAAAATGGAATTCTAGAAGAAACTGTAAACAATGTAGAAATAACAAGGGTTAAGCAGTATGTTCCTTCGAAGGTCAATCCTGCAAATCGGCTTTTTCACTATTGGGACTTTTATCGCAAGGCCTTATCTGTGTGCCATAAAGAAAAATTTGACATGGTTATGGTAATTCTTCCAAATATATTCCTGCTTAATTTGGCTATAAAACTAAAAAAGAAATCTCCGCAGCTAAAAATCTGGGTACATGTTCAGGATTTTGAAATCGATGCAGGACTTGAAATGATGAAAAATCTTGGAAAAATCAAAAGTGTTAAAAATTCCCTTCACTTTATCGAAAAAAAACTTTTTTCCAAGTTTGATATGGTGAGTACAATAAGCGAGGGAATGATTATGAAGTTCGACACTAGGGGAGCTTCTAAGGAGAAACAGTTTCTTTTGCCCAACTGGGCCGATGTAGATTTTCTCTATCCCATTCCTAAGAGTCCATATAGAAAAGAACTTGGAATAAAGGACAATGAGTTTGTAGTTATGTATTCTGGGAATATAGGAAAAAAAGAGGACTGGGATATCCTCATAGAAACAATAAAAAAAATACCCTCTGAGCAGGATATTAAATTTGTAATTGCAGGTGACGGAAACAAGAAAGAGTATGTTCATAGTGCTTTAAAAAATTTAAAAAATACAATTTTACTTCCTCTCCAGCCCAAATCAAGGCTGAATGATTTTTTAAATCTTGCTGACCTACACATTCTTCCTCAAAAGAAAAATGAGGTGGACAGTTTCATGCCTTCAAAAGTTATGGGGATAAAAGCCACAGGTCGTCCTCTCCTTTGTTTGGCCAATAAAAATTCATCAGTTTATCTTGAGATTTACAACAATGACTTGGGATACGTCTTAGATGAAAACAACTATGACCGCTGTCTAGAAAAGATAATTGAGATCCGAAGTTGCAATCTGAGAGAGGAAAAAGGCAGAAAAGCTAGAAAACATGTTATAGAAAACTATAAATATGAAAATGTAATGAATAATTTAGAGAAAAAAATCCGCAACCTACTCACTTAA